The proteins below are encoded in one region of Apium graveolens cultivar Ventura chromosome 4, ASM990537v1, whole genome shotgun sequence:
- the LOC141717751 gene encoding uncharacterized protein LOC141717751 isoform X2 translates to MATMKDLPCELLFHIIFLLVQSSGGAEAFARIIAVCRDFLLCAEAKSVLRVVKFDIKMEPFKFYQFQNVKGLLVKCSEAGNEAAQHVLGKVILLSSAHLFLSERQQVSSSVRPSDRSMLNRWIVDTNVPAQNNKVSSFMTYFTPIQVCTSELSTTRLVHYQLVKLFLLNGSHHDFIEMGVFLKYCIKYFMGVTRENSRLIASIELLVTRAFCVRTLEKMKESFSDCFRGVREFLEGKAENLDGNLEDHSSARSGNSSGMGAETIFLLKEYIVKCARGGVDWHEAMNDMNFVEALREDISNRLNEAYADFSMTRAETLGKFERKFG, encoded by the exons ATGGCGACAATGAAAGACCTGCCCTGTGAGCTGCTTTTTCATATCATCTTTCTGTTGGTGCAGTCATCAGGTGGAGCAGAAGCATTTGCCCGAATAATAGCTGT TTGTCGAGATTTTCTTTTGTGTGCGGAAGCTAAATCAGTTTTAAGGGTTGTCAAGTTTGATATCAAGATGGAACCTTTCAAATTTTACCAGTTCCAAAATGTCAAAGGCCTACTCGTCAAATGTTCTGAAGCGGGTAATGAAGCTGCTCAGCATGTGCTTGGGAAG GTAATATTGCTGAGCTCTGCTCATTTGTTCCTCAGTGAACGGCAGCAAGTAAGTTCTAGTGTCCGCCCTTCTGATCGTTCAATGCTTAATCGTTGGATTGTTGACACAAATGTTCCCGCTCAGAACAATAAAGTCAGTTCTTTTATGACGTACTTTACACCTATACAAGTGTGCACTAGTGAATTGTCAACAACAAGATTGGTTCACTACCAACTTGTGAAGTTGTTTTTGCTTAATGGCAGCCATCACGACTTCATTGAAATGGGTGTATTCTTAAAGTATTGTATAAAGTACTTCATGGGAGTTACCAGAGAAAACAGCCGGCTCATTGCCTCTATCGAGTTACTTGTAACACGTGCTTTTTGTGTTAGAACACtggaaaagatgaaagaatcaTTTAGTGACTGCTTCAGGGGTGTCAGAGAATTCTTGGAAGGGAAAGCCGAAAACCTTGATGGAAATTTGGAAGACCATTCTAGTGCTCGAAGTGGAAATTCTAGTGGAATGGGTGCAGAGACAATATTCCTTTTAAAAGAATACATTGTGAAGTGTGCTAGAGGTGGTGTGGATTGGCATGAAGCAATGAATGACATGAATTTTGTTGAGGCACTGAGAGAAGACATAAGCAACCGACTTAATGAAGCGTATGCTGATTTTAGTATGACCCGAGCCGAGACACTTGGTAAATTTGAACGCAAATTTGGATAG
- the LOC141717751 gene encoding uncharacterized protein LOC141717751 isoform X1 codes for MGANIKLQPATLEEQVNKEQYQQLPGKLIYLSHTRPDVAFAISGAMATMKDLPCELLFHIIFLLVQSSGGAEAFARIIAVCRDFLLCAEAKSVLRVVKFDIKMEPFKFYQFQNVKGLLVKCSEAGNEAAQHVLGKVILLSSAHLFLSERQQVSSSVRPSDRSMLNRWIVDTNVPAQNNKVSSFMTYFTPIQVCTSELSTTRLVHYQLVKLFLLNGSHHDFIEMGVFLKYCIKYFMGVTRENSRLIASIELLVTRAFCVRTLEKMKESFSDCFRGVREFLEGKAENLDGNLEDHSSARSGNSSGMGAETIFLLKEYIVKCARGGVDWHEAMNDMNFVEALREDISNRLNEAYADFSMTRAETLGKFERKFG; via the exons ATGGGAGCCAATATAAAGCTTCAGCCTGCAACCTTGGAAGAACAAGTGAACAAAGAGCAATATCAACAACTACCGGGAAAACTAATATATTTGTCACACACTCGGCCAGATGTTGCATTTGCAATAAGTGGT GCAATGGCGACAATGAAAGACCTGCCCTGTGAGCTGCTTTTTCATATCATCTTTCTGTTGGTGCAGTCATCAGGTGGAGCAGAAGCATTTGCCCGAATAATAGCTGT TTGTCGAGATTTTCTTTTGTGTGCGGAAGCTAAATCAGTTTTAAGGGTTGTCAAGTTTGATATCAAGATGGAACCTTTCAAATTTTACCAGTTCCAAAATGTCAAAGGCCTACTCGTCAAATGTTCTGAAGCGGGTAATGAAGCTGCTCAGCATGTGCTTGGGAAG GTAATATTGCTGAGCTCTGCTCATTTGTTCCTCAGTGAACGGCAGCAAGTAAGTTCTAGTGTCCGCCCTTCTGATCGTTCAATGCTTAATCGTTGGATTGTTGACACAAATGTTCCCGCTCAGAACAATAAAGTCAGTTCTTTTATGACGTACTTTACACCTATACAAGTGTGCACTAGTGAATTGTCAACAACAAGATTGGTTCACTACCAACTTGTGAAGTTGTTTTTGCTTAATGGCAGCCATCACGACTTCATTGAAATGGGTGTATTCTTAAAGTATTGTATAAAGTACTTCATGGGAGTTACCAGAGAAAACAGCCGGCTCATTGCCTCTATCGAGTTACTTGTAACACGTGCTTTTTGTGTTAGAACACtggaaaagatgaaagaatcaTTTAGTGACTGCTTCAGGGGTGTCAGAGAATTCTTGGAAGGGAAAGCCGAAAACCTTGATGGAAATTTGGAAGACCATTCTAGTGCTCGAAGTGGAAATTCTAGTGGAATGGGTGCAGAGACAATATTCCTTTTAAAAGAATACATTGTGAAGTGTGCTAGAGGTGGTGTGGATTGGCATGAAGCAATGAATGACATGAATTTTGTTGAGGCACTGAGAGAAGACATAAGCAACCGACTTAATGAAGCGTATGCTGATTTTAGTATGACCCGAGCCGAGACACTTGGTAAATTTGAACGCAAATTTGGATAG